Within Syntrophorhabdaceae bacterium, the genomic segment AACTCCCATTGAAAGCGGCCGCTGCCGTGCCAGAGCAGGCTGGCCTCCCCCATGAGGGCTGTGGCCGCATCGTCGAACGTGCGGCGGCGCAGACCGTTGAGAGGAATATCCAGTTGGCACCACAGGGGAAGTGAGGTGTTGTTCTTTACCGTAAGCCCAAGGTCAAGCCCGCCTTCAGGAAAGACCTTGTTCGTATTGATCGCCGCGCGGCATTCGATGCCGCTGCGGCCTATTGTTGCCCACAGTTTGGCGGCGCCTGCCACGGTGAGGATGAGCAGCAACAGTACTGAAAGGTCCCTCTGCTTGTATAAAAGGGCGGTGATGAGAAGCAGCGTTCCCAGAAAAAGCGTCGGGAAGGTAATGAAGATGCTGGATACTCGGCGGCTTATCGCTTCCATGGTAAATGTTTATTCAGTCGCAGCGGGCACAGGCATGGTTTCTATGATCTCCCTCACCACATGTTCCTGTGTTTTCCCCTGGAGCCTGATCTCTTCGTGGAGGATCAGGCGGTGTGAGAGCACGGAAAACGCGAGGTATTTGATATCATCGGGGAGTACGTATTCGCGCTGTCTGAGTATTGCCATTGCCTGCCCGGCACGCATGAGTCCGAGAGAGCCCCTGGGGCTGGCGCCAAGATGACAGGAAGGGTTGTCGCGGGTAGCCCTCACTATGTCGGTGATATACTTCCTGACAGGGTCGGAGACATGCACGCCCCTGCGGACCTCCTGCAGCCGGGAAACCTCTTCCGGGGCTGCCACGGCATTCAGTTCCAACAGAGGGTCATTCTCCTGGAAACGTTTCAGGATGGCCACCTCTTCATCCTGTCCGGGGTAGCCCAGGTGAACGCGCAGGAGAAAGCGGTCGAGCTGCGCTTCCGGCAAGGGAAAGGTACCTTCGAGGTCGATGGGGTTCTGGGTAGCCATTACGAAAAAGGGATGAGGCAGAGGGTATGTCCTGCCATCTACCGTGACCTGCCTCTCTTCCATGCTCTCAAGGAGGCTTGACTGCGTCCGTGGGATGGTGCGGTTGATCTCGTCGGCGAGGAGTACGTGTGTCATGACGGGCCCGGACTGAAACACGAACTCACCCCTTTGCTGATCATAAACATTGAATCCCGTAATATCGGAAGGCAGGAGGTCCGGCGTGAACTGGACCCTTTTAAAAGATGCCCCGATGCTCTTCGCGAGTGATTTTGCAATGAGCGTCTTTCCGACGCCGGGAATGTCT encodes:
- a CDS encoding MoxR family ATPase is translated as MHYDLCKKIIGNISRVIIGKEDSIELLMVALLADGHVLLEDIPGVGKTLIAKSLAKSIGASFKRVQFTPDLLPSDITGFNVYDQQRGEFVFQSGPVMTHVLLADEINRTIPRTQSSLLESMEERQVTVDGRTYPLPHPFFVMATQNPIDLEGTFPLPEAQLDRFLLRVHLGYPGQDEEVAILKRFQENDPLLELNAVAAPEEVSRLQEVRRGVHVSDPVRKYITDIVRATRDNPSCHLGASPRGSLGLMRAGQAMAILRQREYVLPDDIKYLAFSVLSHRLILHEEIRLQGKTQEHVVREIIETMPVPAATE